The Bicyclus anynana chromosome 13, ilBicAnyn1.1, whole genome shotgun sequence region tcttcctgtagatatccacaatatatttttttatttaaactagccAACGCTCCGATATTTAACCCGTGTAGTTCACATTTccatgagaatatggggataaaatataacatatgcCAATCATAAACAACGTGGCGTTGtaatggtaaaacaattttcaaaatcggctcagtagatccagagattaaccctataccacagaataataattattataaatattggtatagatgaGTATCAGTGTTTCACTCATAATTCGTTTATTCGAAGTAGGCTTAGTTACCTAGCAAGTACTTAGTTACTTAAACAACATAGttttaagagtaggtacaggCCATTATAGATctatgctaaaaatatatttaagcaaTCAATTTGGACTGTGTAGACACTCTACCACGGGTCCAAAAGGCAGGACcagctgagaagagccggcactGAACTCACTGTCTATCTGGCGCTGGTAGTAGTCCCATAGCGGGAAGCGCCAGGGCCGGTCGCCCGTAGCGGCGCCCGCGTCTCTCATGGCCGCCCAGGCGCGCTCCGAGTTAGAGAAGCAGCCGAACGCGCCGCCGCCCGTCGCCAACAACACGCCGCCTGCATACCAAaagtttcattattttcactttTATCAAGAATATTAGTAAAACGACCAGTCCTCCAAATTAGGAGCTGCTAGAAACGAGTATGATAAATAAAGTGACAGTGATTTGATTATAACCCCTTAATATTAGAGCtatataagctatattatatttttaaaattaaaaaatacacaatgaAAATTACGAACGGGTTACACAAAACGCATGTGTCATAAACTACGCAAAAGTGATACATTACGTACGGGTGATACAATACGCACGGATGATACAATACGCACGGGTGTTACAATACGCACGGGTGATACAATACGCACGGGTGATACAATACGCGTAAGCGCATTACTTACGAGTGAGCGTGGCCACGTCGACGACGAGCGACGGCTTGTACTGCATCTGGCCGTACACCAGCGCGTCGGCCAGCGCCAGCCGCCCCTCCATGTCCGTGTCCTCTATCTGTTACAGGGGATTATTaccttatatttatattttcttggtAGCTTTAGGTATTTTGGAAAGCTGAGTCACTCTGCGGGTGATGAAGCGATGGAATCAGTAATGAGAAATGCAACCACATTACAATTTAAaagtcgtagctcattagagcctcCCGGAATGCAAACGCGCCGCCTCGCCGCTTAGCGTTCACTTGTAGTCGACAGATGAACGTCGCGGTCACGGTTAGACGTCGCGTTGTCACCAGTGAACCTCGCGTGGTCAACGAATTTCCGAGTACCTAGTCGTACCTAGCGTTTGGCACTAGGTGTGTCAGCGAGCTATGATCGAGTGGTCCACTCGCAGTCAGCGCGTGAACACCTCGCGAGCGAGGCGATTCGGTGATGATACGGAGTAGGATACTAACCACTCGAGTCAAGGCAATGCGGGTCGGGTCCCTGGTGgttctaatgagctacgaccttaagtcaccgacatagctcaacaagtcgcaaagctgaagtggcacaTAATTCAAAAAGCCGATGAATATCGGGTAACAAGAGGATGGAACAGTGATTTGAAACAGAAATATTGGTCATCGgcccactaggtggacccaCCACATGCAGGAATCTGTTGCAAGCTGGtggtggtgtttggaagtccataaaaTAGGTCTCagcatcggctgataataatggtgATGAAACAGTTTTCAGGTTTACTACCCCGGAACATTTTCACTAGAAATTGTTCAGGGATAGTAAACCTGTTACATGTGCATTCTGGATGTACATATACAccaatgtttgtctgtctgtcacgcACCTGCAGCGAGAGTCCGTTGAGCGCGCGTACCACGTCGCCCACCTTCATACACTGCCCGCTGACCATGTTCTCGCACAGCGGGATCACGCAGCACACGTTTATGGGTACCTGGGATTTCATATATTCTTACATACCACATTTACCGATTACATAAATCACGCGAGATACGATACGACGACTGAGGAGAGCGCTAGACGTGAGAGTATGTCAACCGAGAGCAGCGAGCACCTGCCGCATTGTACGATGAGTTAGCTATAGCATAGTCAGCTAAGTCAGCTTAGTCCTCGTCCGCTTGGCAAGCGGACGGACTAACAAGAAGAAGTCAAactttattgtatactagcggacgcccgcgacttcgtccgcgtgaaagtcgttgtaaactttcaactacccctattctaccctacatctaccctaccctatcccaaccctacccataccctaccctaggtactcattaaggctgcacttctttatttattccccctccccccccgcgagtcgcatcgagcgcggcaaccgttacacaaaaataatccatatagcatgaattagtattcacgcgcgatggcttagtgtatttcttgtataactttggtgtttctttgccgatttttatgattctttttttattgaataggtaataatgttaacttttttagttagggatgagtgatgagtgttataaacataagagtagataaatataattagaaagcttcgaactgctaagctatcgggagttacacgtgttattgtgagtcaaccataaaagatagacatatatatgctgttgtgtttttatagataattttaaggaaaatatttccgtcatacatgatttccatgtagctttaaccattaaggctgtatacgcgacggaagcttaaacaatcgagtaacatctcccgttttctcaacatatctcttcactgctctgctcctattgatcgtagcgtaatgaaaagtatactataacctgcccaggagtatggagaataattgtatcaagtttcgttaaattccgtccagtagtttttgtttctataaagaacatacagacagacagacaaaaattttactgattgcatttttggcatcagtatcgatcactaatcaccccctgatagttattttgaaaatatatttcatgtacagaattgacctctctacagatttattataagtatagataagacaGATTACAACAATCCTTAAGTTTTATatctattaactattattaacgTTACTTCCGTCTCGTTATGATGAATTAGCGCTATACCAACAGCAAAAGCCATTTCAGCCTTTCTAAACACATTAAGAAACTTGCGAGTGTGGCAGTTAAACGTCATAATAACAAACAACGTACAAAGATGATATTTGGCAaaaaggtagtttatagtttgttaTCGTCCACAAAAATCAGATTATGCGACAGCGccgaattaaggaggtctaaaggtggACGAAGTTTCAGACGTTCGCTAGTTGAGAACATGCTGCCAATGCTACAGAGGTTACCTTGAGCTCCGCCAGCGCCCGCAGCGTGGCCAGCGCGACAGCCGCGCCAGCCATGCTGCCGCGCGTCTCCTGCATCAGCTCCGGGCTCTTCAGGCACAGGCCGCCGCTGCAACAGACGGAGCTGTTGTACGCACTGCTTCGATTGACGAGTACGACTATAATCTGGCAAattgttgataacactcccatgatatgctgGCGACAGAAGAAAGACTGCGTGGgagtgaaatcgtgcgtgcggggaagtgacgtgcatcagtcgtgggtttttcattcatcgctacccgccccccggcccgcgcgcaacatccaGAGTGTTAAGAACTAAGCTGCCAAGCCTTTCTATTTCTTCCATCAAATCCAAACAGTGGAATACCCATCTGTGTTTCCACTTTCCTGTCACCTATAATTTTAAGGCGAGAGTAAAAGCAGCGACGTCACTATACCAACTGAGGTTAGTAGACAATTCACAGAAGACACACATTGATTTCACAGAAGAATCGtcaagatttaatttattattcaatgtTAGATTACTTCTGTCTCAAGactaaaacatatttaacataaacacaATTCCAATAAGAGAGAAATACACCTTCGCTGCTTAGTTTTATTACACGGAACCCTAGCCTCAATATCGCGCAATCACAATCGCAAAAGAAAGAAAGTTAGTTGGAGTCCCGAGATATTGAAATAGTGACCCCGTACTAGAAAGTAAACTTTTTGGCGATCCCCTTCAGTGAGTGGCTCTCTGCGATTCATTTGATGTGTCTACCAACATAGTTCGAGACAGATGGCATCAACCGAATCCTGCCCGTGAGCCAATGGAATGAAATTGCTTAAAATAGATCATAAATGTTATCATTTAGGATTAGACATGTACTCGCACTGCAAGAACAGCGacgacatgatgatgatgatgatgatgacgatgatgtgcGTGTAGTGCACCTGTCGAAGGTGATGCCCTTGGCGGCGAGCAGcacgggcggcgcggcgggcgcgggcgtgtACTCGCACTGCACGAACAGCGgcgacatgatgatgatgatgatgatgacgatgatgtgcGTGTAGTGCACCTGTCGAAGGTGATGCCCTTGGCGGCGAGCAGcacgggcggcgcggcgggcgcgggcgtgtACTCGCACTGCAGGAACAGCGgcgacatgatgatgatgatgatgatgacgatgatgtgcGTGTAGTGCACCTGTTGAAGGTGATGCCCTTGGCGGCGAGCAGcacgggcggcgcggcgggcgcgggcgtgtACTCGCACTGCAGGAACAGCGgcgacatgatgatgatgatgatgatgacgatgatgtgcGTGTAGTGCACCTGTTGAAGGTGATGCCCTTGGCGGCGAGCAGcacgggcggcgcggcgggcgcgggcgtgtACTCGCACTGCACGAACAGCGgcgacatgatgatgatgatgatgatgacgatgatgtgcGTGTAGTGCACCTGTCGAAGGTGATGCCCTTGGCGGCGAGCAGcacgggcggcgcggcgggcgcgggcgtgtACTCGCACTGCAGGAACAGCGGCTGCTCGCACGAGCCGCGCGCCACGGCCAGGAACGCCTCCATGCGCTGCGCCTCGATCCAGCGCCGCTCGAACGCCGACACGCGCACGCCCAGCGGACACAGCACGTCCAGCGCCGCCTGCGGACACCGGGCGGTGCAGAGTGCTGCCGACAGCAGTTGCGAATTCACCAGCAGGCTAAGTAAACTGGAGCCTAGAGCGGCAGATTTTAGGGGCCAGCAATTTTAGCCCATAAATTTCTTGTCTTACAGAAATAACTTTATTGGcagaataacatttttttttgattgcgAACTAGGGTAGGTGAAAATCAGGAGTTTGGGACGTGAGGTTAATGAGGGCCAATGTTCTTGTATTTTCAGATGCTGTTGTCAACgtgtttgtgatatttaatgcGGGCATGTCGGACAGGTAGCGCGCCCAGTTCTGCGCGCGCCCGAGCACCGACCCGCGGCCCCAGCCGGCAGCGTCCGTGTCCATGAGTGATGTCCGGACGCACCTGCGCGAGGTCGACGGGCGTCATCTTGTTGGCGGGCATGTCGGACAGGTAGCGCGCCCAGTTCTGCGCGCGCCCGAGCACCGACCCGCGGCCCCAGCCGGCAGCGTCCGTGTCCATGAATGATGTCCGGACGCACCTGCGCGAGGTCGACGGGCGTCATCTTGTTGGCGGGCATGTCGGACAGGTAGCGCGCCCAGTTCTGCGCGCGCCCGAGCACCGACCCGCGGCCCCAGCCGGCAGCGTCCGTGTCCATGAGTGATGTCCGGACGCACCTGCGCGAGGTCGACGGGCGTCATCTTGTTGGCGGGCATGTCGGACAGGTAGCGCGCCCAGTTCTGCGCGCGCCCGAGCACCGACCCGCGGCCCCAGCCGGCAGCATCCGTGTCCATGAGTGATGTCCGGACGCACCTGCGCGAGGTCGACGGGCGTCATCTTGTTGGCGGGCATGTCGGACAGATAGCGCGCCCAGTTCTGCGCGCGCCCGAGCACCGACCCGCGGCCCCAGCCGGCAGCGTCCGTGTCCATGAGTGATGTCCGGACGCACCTGCGCGAGGTCGACGGGCGTCATCTTGTTGGCGGGCATGTCGGACAGGTAGCGCGCCCAGTTCTGCGCGCGCCCGAGCACCGACCCGCGGCCCCAGCCGGCAGCGTCCGTGTCCCCGTACTGCGACAGTTGAGGAGGGGGCGAACGACCCTCGCTTGACTTGAACTCCTCAAACCTAAAAGTGacgttttatactttttttttcaagagagacgaatatcttaagattccatggattcatcgtACAAGTGCCGAGTCAACTATCTGTACTACATTTTACCAGAGCTGATAAAATGAAGATTATTATCCATTACATGTACAGATACAGATGTACAGATAGTTGACTGCTCCTGAGTGGTGTCGCATAATCTTAACTAGTACAAATAAAATGAGACGCTACCTCCAAGCAGCGAGTTCGGCGGCCTCAGCAGCAGCGTCGACGGCTGCGGCGCCGTCCACCGCGATGTGTGCGGCGCCGCGCTCGACCAGCGCGCTCACGCCCGCGCCCACCATCACGCGCACGTTCTCCTGACACGGACATTCATATTTGTAGTCCTGGGTGATGAGACAGAAGACGACCCACGGCGCTATAACGCTCTAGAGTACATATGCCAAGTAACGGAAAGCTCGTCAGAGCAGCGCCATACATGCTTCGGAATATTTCCGAGTCATCTTCTTGACACAAGTTGTTTCTCTGCATCCTTCATTCCTGTCCTTCATTCTTATGACCCAACTCGTGCTAACTTATctcctactaataataaatctgtagagaagtcaattctgtacatgaaatatatttccaaaataactatcagggggtgatttgTGATTAGTGattactgatgccaaaaatgcaatcagtaacatttttgtctgtctttctgtacgttcgttatagaaacatgagagacgaatatcttagcattccatggattcagcgtgcgggtgccgggtccatcgcgtggtagagactactcgacggattttaacgaaacttggtacaattattcttcatactcctgggcaggttatagtatacttttcaacacgctacgatcaataggagcagagcagtgaagggaaatgttgggaaaacgggagaagttactccatttataGCGATAATACTGtaaaggctggattaaagaggtctaagggcggacgaagtcccgggcgtccgctagatcaATAATAGACCGTCCTAGGATGCGTGCTCGCTAGAAATAtgacacagcatcgtaccgctACCACCAGAGATTCACCAATTGCACTGTTGTACAGATGTACACCAGCTGGAAGCAACAGCCACACATACCCTGGTCTCGTCCAGGTGCTCCAGCGTGTTGTAGCCGGGCTCGGGCGGGCCGAGCGCTGCCAGCGCCGCCGCGCCGTACTCCGCCACGTCCGTCACCACCAGCGCCTTGCCCAACGTCAACTTTCCTTCCATCCTGGAAACATTAACAGTCCAGTTATTGCATATGGGATGTAACTAAAAACAGAAACTCTCGATACACCTTTACAAAAATACATCACATTACTAAATCATTGCTTGCATGTCACTAGAGTGCGGGGAACGACCTCATATCCCCGCCAACTCATGGTCACGATGGCCGAATTTGGGATAACCCCGATACTTCTTCTTAGCGCGTTTCTCGGGCCGCTCTCTTGTAACCCTACAAGTTGTTTCTGGTCATTCTTGTACCCTATCCAGTGCACTCTCCCATTTCTGAGCTATGGAATCATCTTTATTCATTGTGAGGCAGCAAGTTTGCCtcacacagaataaagatgcaCCCTCCTCCTCTGTCACTTTCCTCTGTGCCGTACCCCACACCTCACAAATCCTATTACTTTGAGTCGCTGGTCTAGTGTTTAGCCTATGCAGCTTCAGACTGTTAGGTCCTGGGTTTAATAAAGTAGATGAAGAGCTTTATtacttccaagaaattttcagtaatagcCCGGAATTGGAAAGTTGACGGTGATAGATCCCTGCGCCTCAGAGTGAATAGTGGTAGACATGTGTTAGTGGTCGTTGTTGTCGAGTCAAACATTAAGCATATTGGAGCATTGTTATACCACACTCCAAATCAGAAATCCCCTCTTCCTTAAAGAACTtaaaaaacaaacgaaaaaaaaaacaattttactttagaaatgttattatgtattattatacctatatggttttcatgtttttatggatctaaataaaaaatgagaggGCTATATTTCGGGTTCGGCGCTAGTGGTCTATGTTATTTTGTCTTCATGAGATATATGTCTTTGAGGCATGTTATGTTATATCCTGCAGGGATAAACAGTGTAAAGTGAGTGTTACTGGTTGAGATGTCTGCTCAGTTTCCCGCCGCTCCGCTGGTCGACCTCCAGCGCGGCGGGCGACAGCTGCAGCTTGCCGCGCGACTCGTACACGCCAAGCACGACACCTTTCTGAAAATACATTAACTGAGTCATGGAGTATAGGGGTACAGACTACTATTATAGTGCGATTctaaacagaggtcctgggttcaattcccagctcGGGTCTAACAACCTAACGCCAGACCAGACGAGTGCCTAATGggaattttcaatgttttcaaccGTGACAATGGCGTCAACGTTAACGagaatttgtaaggaattgaaacagttgtgcagtagtgccactagatagtCCTGTTTCCAATTCCTAAGAAATTCGCGACGCGATCGTCAGAGTATGAAAACTTTGAAAAGTCCTACTAGGCACTCTGAGCCTATTTCtattaattattctatttatttttcacttatttatttatttgttctttttaatttttttacaataatcatataatgaataaaatacaaaaattgatacaaaacactattaaaaatttataaaaaaaattcaacccacTGCTGTGGGACATtcgagtgcccaagcaaccactGTTCAGGGCTCCAGTACCTACGCCTCCTCACGATACGCGCCATGTCAAGAATAACCTTATCTAGACTtaatccgacccttgatccagcagttaagcgaaagatgttggtcaaagcttttctattttattatattatttattttctcttttttgtaAGGAACTTACCCTGCCACTTCTGGGCTGTGGTAATAATCAGCTGACTTGCATGCAAATCTCTAAGCATAAAATATTTTGCCTACACAAAATTGAGggtattgttttaaataaatattttaccttGTACCCATCAGCAGTAGCATCCTGTCCAACGTTCTGTTGGTCTTTCTCATCTTCCTGTTCACCAGGTTTGGTGCACTCAGTAAATGCACTGCACCACCTGCCAGCTATTCTACCAGAATTTACTCCACACCGAAATACATTCACATGTtgaatcaatttagaaaatctcattatgtctatttaaaaaaaatataaaaatattccaaaaaattttgtaaaaatcagTGGTTTGTAATAAAAACCTACTAGATTAGTTCGATTAAAAGTTCATTTTGAATGTAGAATTTAATAGTTGCTTACACAaaagtgtatttatattttattactaaaaatgaaaaaaaaaatattattgtgcataactttaaatatttaatgtaaaaagtttactaattatgtacaaataacagaatatattttcttaattagaaaatcaatatccataacaaaaatataatataatattatgagacTTCCAgccatttattttaacattaaaaatacattgaaaaAGTTGAAACAAGTGAAAAAGTTGAAACAAATAGTaacattatgtaataaaattggGAGAAGACaataaaagtaaagaaaaaaaagaacacaTTATGTGATATTCACTGATAGAGAAAACTTAGCTGGTCTTAACATAGACAATAAAGGgaaaaaatcattacaatttaaacaaataattttaaaataggctCTGTGTTTTTATTGCCCTTTCTCAATTTTCagtaatataatgtttttacttttatagtatattattgttgtgtacaaaataataatcagtCTGTTAGCCAAGTTTAACtggtataaattaaatatggttTACATCATCTTTTATTAccaatattgattttaaaactaGTAGTCTTTGGCACATGTCTTATTGTCAATGAAATCCTAGTGTCACGAGTTAATGTTGCTCCCTTCACATATTTGTTGGAACACATGTTTAAATTTACAACAGAATCGTCCAACACATCCTCACTGACCTCATCAATACTAtgcaaataataatcaaatagtCTATCTTTCAATACCAATAAACTTCTTGGTTCCAATAAGAATTTGAAAACTGGTTTTAATACAGCATCATCTGAAGAACTAGGTTCTAGAAACTTTAGAATTGTGTGAGAAGCAACAGATATTGTGGTTATTGTTGGGTAGAATAGCGATCCATCCAAATGTGGTAGGATACCTTGCCCGGGTAGATATTCATTTACTAAAACATGGTTAGGCTTTTTTCCATCCATTACATTCAAGGAGTTTATATTATTCAGGTATTTTTGAAGCCAGTTTGGTATTTCTTCTGCTATCATACCCCTGTTATGTGGCAAGCCACCCCAATTCTGTAACCTTCTATTGGATAGTTGTGTCCATTTTGGCTTCGGTGCTGCATATATGTtagaaattatgtatttttcatcTTCTTCTGTTATAAAGTCTGATATGTAATATGCTGTTGGGTCTATCTGTAAGTAAGGAGTAATGATTACTTTTTAAGGTTAATGGATTGATCTAGGAATACAAGTATAATAGTCCTCGTGAACTAGATCTTTATGTTACTTCTGTCTGTAATAGTCCAGTCCTGGACCGTTACCATTTAGCCAGCTTACATCAATAAAGCACTAaagttacatatatatatttatattatgatgtaGAAAACATATCGATGTTTTTTCGACGTTGTTGTCTTTAGAAAACAATTACCTACAATTAGTTATCTTAGATTTATAtgaaatagttaaatattaatagataatatGATTATCACTTGATAAGATTTTTTACAACCCCTAAATGAAATACttacattaataattttgcaGTTTTCAATACTAAACGAATCATTCAACATTTtgatacttgaattttaatacCTTACTTAATAAACAATCTCTTCAGTTTTCATTTCCAACTGCAACTTTGAACTTTCATTTCAAAACacaataaacaagaaaaaagtaaacaaatactTTGATGACGATGAGTTTGCATCTGTGGTTTGACCATAGAGTCACAGATCACtgcatagagtacattgaatacaTGGGTTTGACTTTGAAGTTTAACCagtctttttttataaactggCTTTGTCATTAAGGCTCTGAGTTCTAGTAGCTCTTTTAATGACGTAAGCTTTTTGACAGCTCTAAAgactaaaaatatttcaaactatttgtcggtattttattGCGAATATTTAAAGTCCAAGAGCAAAATTATTCATTGAGTTAATACAgcctttattttattacttaatatatCATTTAcactatttaattacatttaaaattaaaataattgagaGATATCTTTTGTAAGAACGTTTTGTTCATACACTGAATAGTAATAAAGGTTGTTGAAAGtctgtaaaatgtaaattgtaatgcaTCTCGGTCATTATAACATattgtagaaaaatattattaataataagttctgcaaata contains the following coding sequences:
- the LOC112044124 gene encoding cytosol aminopeptidase-like, yielding MRFSKLIQHVNVFRCGVNSGRIAGRWCSAFTECTKPGEQEDEKDQQNVGQDATADGYKKGVVLGVYESRGKLQLSPAALEVDQRSGGKLSRHLNQMEGKLTLGKALVVTDVAEYGAAALAALGPPEPGYNTLEHLDETRENVRVMVGAGVSALVERGAAHIAVDGAAAVDAAAEAAELAAWRFEEFKSSEGRSPPPQLSQYGDTDAAGWGRGSVLGRAQNWARYLSDMPANKMTPVDLAQAALDVLCPLGVRVSAFERRWIEAQRMEAFLAVARGSCEQPLFLQCEYTPAPAAPPVLLAAKGITFDSGGLCLKSPELMQETRGSMAGAAVALATLRALAELKVPINVCCVIPLCENMVSGQCMKVGDVVRALNGLSLQIEDTDMEGRLALADALVYGQMQYKPSLVVDVATLTRGVLLATGGGAFGCFSNSERAWAAMRDAGAATGDRPWRFPLWDYYQRQIDNDCAVDLRNKGSGMATSCIGAAFLKNFICGDWLHVDMTGVGRVTRAGPAPYLAPRRMSGRPTRTLVALLAAAADAGTADGADTADAPTPSPQPT
- the LOC112044163 gene encoding alpha-ketoglutarate-dependent dioxygenase alkB homolog 6, which gives rise to MLNDSFSIENCKIINIDPTAYYISDFITEEDEKYIISNIYAAPKPKWTQLSNRRLQNWGGLPHNRGMIAEEIPNWLQKYLNNINSLNVMDGKKPNHVLVNEYLPGQGILPHLDGSLFYPTITTISVASHTILKFLEPSSSDDAVLKPVFKFLLEPRSLLVLKDRLFDYYLHSIDEVSEDVLDDSVVNLNMCSNKYVKGATLTRDTRISLTIRHVPKTTSFKINIGNKR